From a single Anomaloglossus baeobatrachus isolate aAnoBae1 chromosome 4, aAnoBae1.hap1, whole genome shotgun sequence genomic region:
- the LOC142302169 gene encoding olfactory receptor 6N2-like, translated as MKILDDQNQTTVTGFYLLGFQAGNTLRIILFFLLLIVCFVTICGNLLIITLVSISKNLHTPMYFFISQLSISDILLTSDIVPNTLHILLNNGGSITFIGCITQYCFYCSSESFECFILTVMSYDRYVAICNPLHYNSIMTSEYCVKLAIICWLGGFSITLSDMITTSMLNFCGHNILDHFFCDLIPLLDIACSNVFIVQLDIYLISIPVVFIPTIIIVISYGKIIFTVLGISSNTGRQKAFSTCSSHLIVVSLFYWTIFGVYIFPTKGQTLNISKMMSLLYTVFTPMINPIIYSLRNKDIWKAVQETKKKMVWQ; from the exons atgaaaattcTTGAT GATCAAAATCAGACCACGGTCACTGGATTTTACCTTTTAGGATTTCAAGCTGGTAACACTTTAAGAATAATTCTTTTCTTCCTACTCCTTATTGTTTGCTTTGTTACAATATGTGGAAACCTCCTGATCATCACCCTGGTGTCCATCAGTAAGAACCTCCACACTCCAATGTACTTCTTCATCTCACAACTGTCCATCAGTGACATCTTGTTGACAAGCGATATAGTCCCCAACACTCTTCACATTCTACTGAATAATGGGGGGTCCATTACTTTTATTGGCTGTATAACTCAATATTGTTTCTACTGCTCCTCTGAATCATTTGAGTGTTTTATCCTGACTGTGATGTCTTATGACAGATATGTGGCCATATGTAATCCCCTCCACTATAATTCGATAATGACAAGTGAATATTGTGTGAAATTGGCCATTATTTGCTGGTTGGGAGGTTTCTCCATTACATTGAGTGACATGATAACAACATCAATGCTAAACTTTTGTGGACACAATATCCTTGACCATTTCTTTTGTGACCTCATCCCATTATTAGATATTGCCTGTTCTAATGTCTTTATAGTTCAGCTAGATATCTATTTGATCAGCATTCCTGTAGTCTTCATCCCAACTATTATCATTGTTATCTCCTACGGTAAAATCATTTTTACTGTTTTAGGAATCTCATCTAATACCGGTAGACAGAAggccttctccacctgcagctcccacctcattGTGGTCTCCTTATTCTACTGGACTATTTTTGGTGTTTATATTTTTCCAACAAAAGGTCAAACACTGAACATCAGTAAAATGATGTCACTACTCTACACTGTATTCACCCCTATGATTAATCCCATTATATACAGTTTAAGAAATAAGGATATTTGGAAAGCCGTACAGGAAACGAAAAAGAAGATGGTCTGGCAATGA